The Rhodothermus marinus DSM 4252 DNA segment GCCGATCAGGTTTTTCAGAAAGGCCTGGGCGCCTTCGACGGTGGCCGTGGTGAAGTCGGGCCGCAGCACCTCGCGCGTCAGCTCCATTTCGAATTCGTCCTTGCGGGCCACGGCCGGGATTTCGCGGTACATGTTGAAGACCTCGCCCTCGTCGAGGCCCAGGCTTTCGACGATGTAGAGGAAGGCGTGCGTGTGGATGGCTTCCTCGAAGGCCTGGCGGAGCAGGTACTGGCGGCACTCCGGGTTCGTGACGTGGCGGAAGATGGCCAGCACGATGTTGTTGCCCACCAGGCTTTCGGCCGTGGCGAAAAAGCCCAGATTGCGCAGGATGACCAGCCGTTCATCGTCGGTCAGCTTATCGGAGCGCCACAGCTCAATGTCGCGGGCCATGGGGATTTCGCTGGGCATCCAGTGGTTTTTGCAGCCGTTGAGGTAGTGCTCCCAGGCCCAGGCGTACTTGATGGGCATGAGCTGGTTGACGTCCACCTCGTGGCAGTTGATCAGGCGCTTGTCTTCGACGCGGATGCGGCGCGATCCGAAAGCGGGAAGCTCCATCATGGCTGTACTCGGTTTTGGTGTGGGACGGGAATGTTGAACAGAGATCACTGGCAGGCTTCGCAGCTTTCGTCGTCCGGCGAGCAGGCGGGGCCGTCGCGGCGGACGACGATGTCGCTCGACGGTGAGCGGCTTTTCATCCAGCGGGGCTGGATGCCGCGGCGATTGATGTCGAGCGTGGATTTTTCGATCTGGGTGGCGGCCAGCGCTCGCAGGTAGTAGGTGGTCTTCAGGCCGAGTTGCCAGGCGAGCTGGTACATCTCGCTGAGCTTGCGGCCGCTGGGTTCGGCCAGATACAGGTTGAGCGACTGGCTCTGGTCGATCCACTTCTGGCGCCGGGCCGCGCACTCGATGAGCCAGCGCGGTTCGATTTCGAAGGCTGTCCGGTAGCGCGCTTTCAGCTCGGGCGGGATGCGGTCGATTTCCTGCACCGAGCCGTCGTAGTACTTCAGATCGTCCAGCATTTCCTTATCCCAGAGGCCCCGCGCTTTGAGATCGCGCACGAGGTAGGGGTTGAGCTGGGTGAATTCGCCGGACAGGTTGCTTTTCACGTACAGGTTCTTGTAGGTGGGTTCGATCGACGGGCTCACGCCGCAGATGTTGGCGATGGTGGCCGTGGGGGCGATGGCCAGCACGTTCG contains these protein-coding regions:
- a CDS encoding ribonucleotide-diphosphate reductase subunit beta, encoding MMELPAFGSRRIRVEDKRLINCHEVDVNQLMPIKYAWAWEHYLNGCKNHWMPSEIPMARDIELWRSDKLTDDERLVILRNLGFFATAESLVGNNIVLAIFRHVTNPECRQYLLRQAFEEAIHTHAFLYIVESLGLDEGEVFNMYREIPAVARKDEFEMELTREVLRPDFTTATVEGAQAFLKNLIGYYVIMEGIFFYSGFAMILSFHRQNKMTGIGEQFQYILRDETIHLNFGIDLINGIKAENPELWTPEFQREVQQLIEEAVELEVAYAYDCLPRGVLGLTAPMFREYVQYIADRRLERIGLKARYGSKNPFPWMSETIDLLKEKNFFETRVTEYQQAAALSWDE